The sequence TGTCCACGCCGATGCGGCCGCCCATCAGCTCCACGAGCCGCTTGCTGATGGCCAGGCCGAGCCCCGTGCCCCCGTACTTGCGCGTGACCGAGCTGTCCGTCTGGAAGAAGGACTGGAAGAGCCGCGGAAGCTGCCCGGCCTCGATGCCGATGCCGGTGTCCCGGACGGAGAAGCGGCACACGACGTCCGAGGCCCGCTCGTCCAGCTTCTCCACCCGGACGACGACTTCGCCCGCGGGGGTGAACTTGAGCGCGTTGTTGATGAGGTTCTGGAGCACCTGCCGCAGCCGCAGGGGGTCTCCGGACAGGGCGCACGGCAGCGAGGGCTCCACGTCGAAGAGCAGCTCGAGGTTCTTGTCCTGGGCCGCGCTGGCGAAGACATCGGCCAGGCTGGAGATGAGCTCGTTCAACGACACCGGGACGCTCTCGAGCTCGAGCCGGCCCGCGTCGATCTTCGAGAAGTCGAGGATGTCGTTGATGACGCCGAGCAGGGACTGGGCCGAGCGGTTCGCCTTGACGATGAAGTCCCGCTTCTCCTCGGCGGTGCCCGCGTCGAGCGCGAGCTGCGTCATGCCGATGATGGCGTTCATGGGCGTGCGAATCTCGTGGCTCATGTTGGCCAGGAACTCGCCCTTGGCCCGGTTGGCCTCCTCGGCGGACTCCTTCGCCTGGCGCAGCTCCTCCTCGGACCGGCGCCGGCCATGCAGGTTGTCCAGGAAGACATTGAACCAGCCCACCATCTCCTTGATTTCGTCCTGGGTCCGCGACGGCGGCAGCGGCCGGACCTGCTCCAGCCGGTCCTGCTGGATGTTCTGGAAGCCCTCGGAGATGGCCCGGATGGGCGCCACCACCCGCCGGGAATAGCGCGTCGCCACCAGGCTGATCACCAGGAAGCAGGCCAGCAGCGCCAGCAGCCCGAACCCGCCGATGCGCAGCATGGGCGCCATGAGGCTCGCCTGGGGCAGGATGCTGATGACCTGCCAGCCCATGGGGTCCAACCGCAGGTAGTTGAGCAGCACGTCCTGCCCGCCCAGCCGCAGCGCCACCCGGCCCTGCTCGCCCCTCAGCAGGGCCTCGAAGCCCGGCACGAGGAACTGGCCGATGAGGGCCTTGTCCGGGTGGACGAGCAGGCGCCCCCGCCGGTCGGCGACCATCAGGTAGCCCCCCTTGCCCATGTCCAGGCGGCTGAAGTGCTCGTGCAGGTGGTCCGTCGAGTAGTTGATGACCACCATGCCGACGGGCTCCGGCGTCATCCCCCCGGGGGGAATGCGCCGGACGAGCCGCGTGGCGACGAGCACCTTGCGCAGGGGCGAGGAGGCATTCACGTTGTCCTCCACCCCATGCCAGACGATGGCCTGCGGGGAGGCGAGCGACGCGGCGTAGAGGCGGCTGCGCAGCTCCCACCGGACCGTGGAGATGTCCAGCGTGGAGCCCACGTGGAAGTGCCGCCCCGAGGGGGTGAACAGATCGATGGACTCCAGCCCCTTCAGGCCGCTGTAGCCGCTCAGGATGTAGCCCATCTTCGCCTGGGTGGCCAAGGCGGCGTAGCTGTCGTCGGCATCCACGGAGACGAGCGCATCGGCGATGTCCTCGATGCCGATGATGCTGGAGGCCAGGCTCTCGACTTGCTCCGTCTGAAGCCGCAGGTAGTCGCGCTGATTGTCCAGCAGCCGCCCGTTGTACTCGCTGGCCAGGCGCACGATGGCATCGCGCGACAGCTGGTAGGAGGTCATCCCGAAAATCACCAACGGCACCACGCTGGCCGCGAGCAGGTAGCCGATCAGCTTGATGGTGATGGACAGTCGGATGGGCACGCGGGGTCCCGGAGCCGGACTACTTCAGGCTCTCCAAGGTGACCAGGCGCGCCTCGACGAGGACCACCTCGGGGACCTTCCCGCCCTGGAGCGCGCGGTGCGCCAGGAGGATGCCCTGGTAGCCCTGCTCGGCCGCCTGCTGATTGACGGTCACCTGCAGGCGGCCGGCCCGGATGGCCCGCTGGGCCTCGTCCAGCGCGTCGTACGCTGCCACCAGGACCCCGTCACGGCCTGCCTCCTGGAGGTACTGGAGGGCACCCAGGGCCATCATGTCGTTGGCGCAGAACAGCAGGCGGATGTCCGGGTGGGCGGAGAAGATGCGCTTGGCCACATCGCGGCCCTCGTCGATCTTCCAGTTGGCCGTCTCCCGGGCGACGATCTGGATGAGGGGGTTCTCCTTGAAGGCGCGCTCGGCCCCCAGCTTCCGCTGGCGCGCGTTGTCCGCGCTGCGGATGCCCTCCAGGAGGGCGGCCTTGGCCGGCTTGTGAACCTGCCGGGCGATGAACGCGGCAGACGCGTAGGCGGCCTTCTCATTGTCCACGCTGATGAAGGGGACGGGCGCCATGCCGAGCCCCTTCATGGCCTCGGCATCCAGCCGGTTGTCGATGTTGATGATTTGAATCCCCGCCTCCTGGGCGGTCTTCAGGACCGGAACCAACCGCAGCGAGTCCCCCGGGGCGATGACGATGGCATCGAACTTCATCCGGATCAGATCCTCGATGATCTGGATCTGCTGCTCGATGGAGGTCTCCTGGGAGGCCGTCTTCACCAGCAGCTCGATGCCCAGCTCCTTCTGGGCGCGCCGGGCCCCCTTCTCCATCTCGATGAAGAAAGGGTTGGTGAGGGTCTTCATCACCAGGGCGATCTTCCGGGCATCGGGAGCGGGGTCTGGCTCCCCCCGGGCCTGCGGGGACACGGAGGCG is a genomic window of Stigmatella erecta containing:
- a CDS encoding response regulator, producing the protein MPIRLSITIKLIGYLLAASVVPLVIFGMTSYQLSRDAIVRLASEYNGRLLDNQRDYLRLQTEQVESLASSIIGIEDIADALVSVDADDSYAALATQAKMGYILSGYSGLKGLESIDLFTPSGRHFHVGSTLDISTVRWELRSRLYAASLASPQAIVWHGVEDNVNASSPLRKVLVATRLVRRIPPGGMTPEPVGMVVINYSTDHLHEHFSRLDMGKGGYLMVADRRGRLLVHPDKALIGQFLVPGFEALLRGEQGRVALRLGGQDVLLNYLRLDPMGWQVISILPQASLMAPMLRIGGFGLLALLACFLVISLVATRYSRRVVAPIRAISEGFQNIQQDRLEQVRPLPPSRTQDEIKEMVGWFNVFLDNLHGRRRSEEELRQAKESAEEANRAKGEFLANMSHEIRTPMNAIIGMTQLALDAGTAEEKRDFIVKANRSAQSLLGVINDILDFSKIDAGRLELESVPVSLNELISSLADVFASAAQDKNLELLFDVEPSLPCALSGDPLRLRQVLQNLINNALKFTPAGEVVVRVEKLDERASDVVCRFSVRDTGIGIEAGQLPRLFQSFFQTDSSVTRKYGGTGLGLAISKRLVELMGGRIGVDSQPGQGSCFWFELALAKLPGAEREPPALLGPLRVLVVDDNASARHILCSMCTSFGFVAQAVEGGPQALDALARGMNGQPYHLMLIDYHMPGLDGIETSRQLRQRQDLTQLPTVIMASMDERPLVAQQAQAAGVQAYVNKPVTASTLLDAIQKALGHPSTQVRAAPLSPEAGVPEAYRHLRGARILLVEDNRLNQEVALHFLRRVGLKVDVAAHGAEALDRLEQGPYEAVLMDCQMPVMDGYEATRRIRALPRFASLPIIAMTANALEGDRERSLAAGMNDHLSKPIDAHHLYQTLGRWVVPGAWGEEAVPAPPAEAPAPGADPALAAPGMPDPRHVNMESALLNLDGDAGLYRTVAELFLGDAPDSWAQFLGAWAGGDREGASRAAHTLKSMAANIGAEALREHAKALEAASREGDSPSIEERFPLLEQELRFVVSTLQGFLEGSAR
- a CDS encoding substrate-binding domain-containing protein yields the protein MPFLRWLCILAWIPALVACSDSQRPTVPEVVASVSPQARGEPDPAPDARKIALVMKTLTNPFFIEMEKGARRAQKELGIELLVKTASQETSIEQQIQIIEDLIRMKFDAIVIAPGDSLRLVPVLKTAQEAGIQIINIDNRLDAEAMKGLGMAPVPFISVDNEKAAYASAAFIARQVHKPAKAALLEGIRSADNARQRKLGAERAFKENPLIQIVARETANWKIDEGRDVAKRIFSAHPDIRLLFCANDMMALGALQYLQEAGRDGVLVAAYDALDEAQRAIRAGRLQVTVNQQAAEQGYQGILLAHRALQGGKVPEVVLVEARLVTLESLK